A portion of the Hoplias malabaricus isolate fHopMal1 chromosome 1, fHopMal1.hap1, whole genome shotgun sequence genome contains these proteins:
- the chrm3a gene encoding muscarinic acetylcholine receptor M3, with amino-acid sequence MMDSSSAEQGQYVPTSTLGPQMYPQSSPWQLLQGIDDTNTSFMQGFVNEINISDPNIEGHGYDPWGGHSLWQVVLIVLFSGLLSLVTIIGNILVMVSFKVNRQLKTVNNYFLLSLAFADLIIGVISMNLYTAYIVMGQWAMGNWACDLWLAVDYVASNASVMNLLVISFDRYFSITRPLTYRAKRTTKRAGVMIGLAWLVSLILWAPAILFWQYFVGERTVPQDKCYIQFLSEPIITFCTAMAAFYLPVTIMSVLYWRIYKETENRSRELAGLQGSGGRLGGPERPHFHLHATRGSSRSCSSFELGRPSQRRSSLLTNRLRCWRWRPGGLRAGGGHSVTEADQSSCDSWNNNDAGLSVDHSGSSDEEDNAPSAARAIFSIVLNLPGMRAAVNSQITSCDDMDAASEEDPLRGRREDVKTDGMSRSITNGNKRFPASMAKVQSMPAIETTTTNIDPTTATTIKSPSAPISFKEAALAKRFAARARTQITKRKRMSLIKEKKAAQTLSAILFAFIITWTPYNIMVLVNTFCNGCIPESLWALGYWLCYVNSTVNPMCYALCNKTFRSTFKMILLCRWDEQKSKQSFLQRQSVHFQRSIPRDST; translated from the coding sequence ATGATGGACTCCAGCAGTGCAGAACAGGGCCAATATGTGCCCACCAGCACACTTGGACCACAAATGTACCCACAATCCTCTCCGTGGCAACTTCTTCAGGGCATAGACGACACCAACACTTCTTTCATGCAAGGTTTTGTGAATGAGATCAACATTAGTGACCCAAATATTGAAGGTCACGGGTATGATCCTTGGGGCGGTCATTCGTTATGGCAGGTTGTCCTCATTGTTCTGTTCTCTGGACTGCTGTCCCTTGTCACCATCATAGGCAACATCCTGGTCATGGTGTCCTTTAAGGTCAATCGGCAGCTCAAAACTGTTAACAACTACTTTCTGCTTAGTCTGGCCTTTGCTGACCTTATTATTGGAGTCATCTCTATGAACCTGTACACAGCGTACATTGTGATGGGGCAGTGGGCCATGGGAAATTGGGCTTGTGATCTCTGGCTAGCGGTAGACTATGTGGCAAGTAATGCTTCTGTCATGAACTTGCTGGTCATCAGCTTTGATCGGTATTTCTCCATCACAAGGCCCCTGACATATCGGGCCAAACGGACCACCAAACGGGCAGGAGTGATGATTGGATTGGCCTGGCTGGTGTCGCTGATTCTCTGGGCGCCTGCCATCTTGTTCTGGCAGTATTTTGTTGGAGAGAGGACAGTTCCGCAGGACAAGTGCTACATTCAGTTCCTGTCCGAACCTATTATCACGTTTTGTACAGCAATGGCAGCCTTTTACCTGCCTGTAACTATTATGAGTGTGCTGTACTGGAGGATTTACAAAGAGACTGAGAATCGTTCCCGAGAACTGGCGGGACTGCAAGGCTCAGGGGGACGACTAGGAGGACCAGAGCGGCCTCATTTCCATCTCCATGCAACAAGGGGAAGTTCAAGGAGCTGCAGCAGCTTTGAACTAGGCCGACCCAGCCAGAGACGGAGCTCTTTGCTCACTAACCGTTTGCGCTGTTGGAGGTGGAGGCCTGGTGGGCTTCGGGCAGGTGGAGGCCACAGTGTAACAGAGGCTGACCAAAGCAGCTGTGACAGCTGGAACAACAATGATGCAGGACTTTCTGTTGACCATTCAGGATCTTCTGACGAAGAGGACAATGCCCCATCCGCTGCACGTGCCATTTTTTCAATTGTCCTCAACTTGCCAGGCATGAGAGCTGCAGTAAACTCCCAGATTACGTCCTGTGATGACATGGATGCTGCTTCCGAGGAAGACCCACTACGAGGGCGCAGAGAGGACGTCAAGACCGACGGCATGTCACGCTCTATCACCAATGGCAACAAGCGCTTTCCTGCAAGCATGGCTAAAGTGCAGTCTATGCCTGCCATCGAGACTACGACCACCAACATAGACCCCACCACTGCCACCACCATCAAATCCCCTTCTGCACCTATATCTTTCAAAGAAGCAGCTCTGGCAAAGCGCTTTGCAGCTCGGGCCAGGACACAGATCACCAAACGGAAGCGCATGTCACTAATTAAAGAGAAGAAAGCAGCCCAGACACTCAGTGCCATCCTTTTTGCTTTCATCATAACATGGACGCCTTACAACATCATGGTGCTAGTCAATACTTTCTGCAATGGCTGCATTCCAGAGTCCCTGTGGGCCCTTGGCTACTGGCTTTGCTACGTTAATAGCACTGTAAACCCCATGTGCTACGCCCTGTGCAACAAGACCTTCCGGAGCACATTTAAGATGATCCTTCTTTGCCGCTGGGATGAGCAGAAGAGCAAGCAAAGCTTCCTGCAAAGACAGTCTGTTCACTTCCAAAGGAGCATTCCCAGAGATTCAACATAG